In one Arachis duranensis cultivar V14167 chromosome 9, aradu.V14167.gnm2.J7QH, whole genome shotgun sequence genomic region, the following are encoded:
- the LOC107465189 gene encoding aquaporin PIP1-1-like — protein sequence MEGKDEDVRVGANRYRERQAIGTAAQAEEDGKDYKEPPSAPLFEAGELSSWSFYRACIAEFVATFLFLYITVLTVMGVAKSSSKCNTVGVQGIAWAFGGMIFALVYCTAGISGGHINPAVTFGLFLARKLSLTRAVFYIMFQCLGAICGALVVKGFQPHQFERLGGAANSVSRTYSKGGGLGAEIVGTFVLVYTVFSATDAKRNARDSHVPILAPLPIGFAVFLVHLATIPVTGTGINPARSLGAALVYNKDQAWDDHWIFWVGPFIGAALAALYHQIVIRAIPFKSK from the exons atgGAGGGAAAAGATGAAGATGTGAGAGTTGGAGCAAATAGGTATAGAGAGAGACAAGCAATAGGAACAGCAGCACAAGCAGAAGAAGATGGGAAGGACTATAAGGAACCACCATCAGCACCATTGTTTGAGGCTGGTGAATTGTCATCCTGGTCCTTCTACAGGGCATGCATAGCTGAGTTTGTGGCCACGTTTTTGTTTCTCTACATCACAGTGTTGACAGTTATGGGTGTGGCTAAATCCAGTAGCAAGTGTAACACTGTTGGTGTTCAAGGGATTGCTTGGGCTTTTGGTGGCATGATCTTTGCTCTTGTCTATTGTACTGCTGGAATCTCAG GGGGTCACATAAACCCAGCAGTGACATTTGGTCTGTTCTTGGCGCGAAAGCTGTCACTAACAAGAGCAGTGTTCTACATAATGTTTCAGTGTTTGGGGGCCATTTGTGGTGCTCTGGTTGTAAAGGGGTTCCAGCCACACCAATTTGAAAGGCTTGGTGGCGCTGCCAACTCTGTTAGCAGAACCTACTCCAAAGGTGGTGGCCTTGGTGCTGAGATTGTTGGCACTTTTGTTCTTGTTTACACTGTTTTCTCTGCCACTGATGCCAAAAGAAATGCCAGAGACTCCCATGTTCCT ATTTTGGCACCATTGCCTATTGGTTTTGCTGTATTTTTGGTGCATTTGGCTACAATTCCTGTCACTGGAACTGGCATCAATCCAGCTAGAAGTCTTGGTGCAGCCCTTGTTTATAACAAGGACCAAGCTTGGGATGACCAT TGGATCTTCTGGGTAGGCCCCTTCATTGGGGCAGCACTTGCAGCTTTGTACCATCAAATTGTGATTAGGGCCATTCCCTTCAAGTCAAAGTAA